One genomic segment of Aquipluma nitroreducens includes these proteins:
- the pth gene encoding aminoacyl-tRNA hydrolase produces the protein MKYLIAGLGNPGKEYENTRHNIGFKILDALAEASNIVFSDERHGWVTEYKFKGRTFILLKPTTYMNLSGKAVNYWMQKESITPENLLVVVDDLALPLGSVRLRAKGSDAGHNGLKNIAQVLGNENYARLRVGIGDDFKKGQQIDYVLGEWDKQEKLELPAMIDTSIEIIKSFGTIGVAQTMTFFNKRK, from the coding sequence TTGAAATATTTAATTGCAGGACTTGGAAATCCGGGGAAAGAATACGAAAATACCCGGCATAATATAGGATTTAAAATATTGGACGCTCTCGCAGAGGCGTCCAATATTGTTTTTAGCGATGAGCGTCACGGTTGGGTTACCGAATATAAATTCAAAGGCCGTACGTTTATTTTGCTGAAGCCAACTACTTACATGAATTTGAGTGGAAAGGCTGTTAATTATTGGATGCAAAAAGAAAGTATCACTCCTGAAAATCTGCTGGTGGTAGTTGATGATCTGGCTTTACCGTTGGGTTCTGTACGTCTTCGTGCCAAAGGAAGCGATGCCGGTCACAACGGACTCAAAAACATTGCACAAGTACTGGGAAATGAGAATTATGCACGTCTTCGGGTTGGAATTGGCGATGATTTCAAAAAGGGACAGCAAATTGACTATGTGTTGGGTGAATGGGATAAGCAGGAAAAGCTTGAGCTTCCGGCAATGATCGATACTTCAATCGAAATTATTAAAAGTTTCGGAACCATTGGTGTTGCTCAAACCATGACCTTTTTTAATAAGCGGAAATAA
- a CDS encoding 50S ribosomal protein L25/general stress protein Ctc, with protein MKSISIKATKRPVVGKKEAKRLRLEGLVPGVLYGGEEPIHFQAPEKEFKSLIYTPNVYLVNLDIDGTVYQSIIQDAQFHPVEEQLMHVDFLQTSDDKMVKVEIPVKTEGFAKGIRKGGKLKLNLRTLKVKALVKHLPDTININVDDLDLGQSYKVGSLQRENLEFLNAKAVPVVTIMITRAARAAKVGKG; from the coding sequence ATGAAATCAATTTCGATTAAGGCCACAAAAAGGCCAGTTGTTGGTAAAAAAGAAGCCAAAAGACTTCGTTTAGAAGGTTTAGTTCCCGGAGTTCTTTATGGTGGTGAAGAACCAATCCATTTTCAGGCTCCTGAAAAAGAATTCAAATCATTGATTTACACTCCAAACGTTTATCTGGTAAATCTGGATATTGATGGTACTGTTTATCAGTCAATCATTCAGGATGCACAGTTTCACCCAGTTGAAGAGCAGTTGATGCATGTTGACTTCCTTCAGACAAGCGACGATAAAATGGTGAAAGTTGAGATTCCTGTAAAAACAGAAGGTTTCGCAAAAGGTATCCGTAAAGGGGGTAAATTAAAATTGAACCTTCGTACGTTGAAAGTAAAGGCATTGGTAAAACACCTTCCTGATACAATCAATATTAATGTTGATGATTTGGATTTGGGTCAGAGTTACAAAGTTGGTTCACTTCAGAGAGAAAATCTTGAATTCCTCAATGCAAAAGCTGTTCCTGTTGTAACCATCATGATTACAAGAGCTGCAAGAGCTGCAAAAGTTGGTAAAGGTTAA
- a CDS encoding ribose-phosphate pyrophosphokinase translates to MSRKAPLKIFPCTKSMDLTKRICDSLGVEVGKTSCPVFSDGEFEPCYEETIRGSHVFIIQSTPPPADNLMELLLMIDAAKRASAYKIIAVIPYFGYARQDRKDKPRVSIGAKLIADLLSTAGADRIITMDLHADQIQGFFNVPVDHLYASSLFIPFIGKMGLKDLVVASPDVGGTKRANTYAKMLGTDMVICHKSRAKANVVDSMTLIGEVKGKDVILVDDLIDTAGTIAKAADIMMDKGANSVRAFAAHGVLSGPAYERIEKSALAEVYFTDSISGKQESSKIKYIPIAGALAEAIERVYKNQSISSMYYG, encoded by the coding sequence ATGTCTAGAAAGGCTCCTCTAAAGATTTTTCCGTGTACAAAAAGTATGGATTTAACCAAGCGGATCTGTGATAGTTTGGGTGTTGAAGTGGGGAAAACTTCTTGTCCGGTTTTTTCGGATGGCGAATTTGAACCCTGTTACGAAGAAACGATTCGCGGTTCGCATGTGTTTATTATCCAATCAACTCCTCCCCCGGCCGATAACCTGATGGAATTGCTCCTGATGATTGACGCAGCCAAAAGAGCATCAGCGTATAAGATCATTGCGGTTATTCCATATTTTGGATATGCGCGTCAGGATAGAAAGGATAAACCCAGAGTTTCAATTGGCGCCAAATTAATTGCCGATTTGCTTTCTACCGCCGGTGCCGATCGCATTATCACCATGGATCTTCATGCCGATCAAATCCAGGGATTTTTTAATGTTCCGGTCGACCATCTTTATGCATCATCACTTTTCATTCCGTTTATTGGTAAAATGGGATTGAAGGACCTGGTTGTAGCTTCGCCTGATGTTGGTGGAACCAAGCGTGCAAATACTTATGCAAAGATGCTTGGTACCGATATGGTAATTTGTCATAAATCGAGGGCAAAAGCCAATGTGGTTGATAGTATGACTCTAATTGGCGAGGTGAAAGGCAAAGATGTTATATTGGTAGATGATTTAATTGATACTGCCGGAACGATTGCCAAGGCTGCTGATATCATGATGGATAAAGGAGCAAACAGTGTTCGTGCTTTTGCTGCCCATGGTGTTTTATCCGGACCAGCTTACGAACGGATTGAAAAATCAGCGTTGGCTGAAGTGTATTTTACGGATTCCATTTCGGGGAAACAAGAATCATCAAAAATAAAGTATATACCAATTGCCGGCGCATTGGCCGAAGCAATTGAAAGAGTTTATAAAAATCAGTCAATTAGTTCAATGTATTACGGTTAA
- the yihA gene encoding ribosome biogenesis GTP-binding protein YihA/YsxC, translating to MIKQARFLISNTDVKKCPAPDRPEYAFIGRSNVGKSSLINMLVGQNGLAKVSVRPGKTQLINHFIIDESWYLVDLPGYGYAKISISVKEKFQKLISNYILNRENLYCLFVLIDVRHAPQQIDVEFITWLGENQVPFAIIFTKADKLGKVSLAKNVGAYTQELKKLWEELPSILVSSSLDGTGRDEIISFIENVNKS from the coding sequence ATGATCAAACAAGCCCGTTTTTTAATCAGTAATACCGATGTCAAAAAGTGCCCGGCGCCCGATCGGCCCGAATATGCTTTCATCGGTCGGTCGAATGTTGGCAAATCGTCTTTGATCAATATGCTTGTCGGACAGAATGGCCTGGCTAAAGTTTCTGTAAGGCCCGGAAAGACGCAGTTGATCAATCATTTTATCATTGACGAAAGTTGGTATCTGGTTGATTTGCCTGGATATGGATATGCTAAAATTTCGATTTCGGTTAAAGAGAAATTTCAGAAACTTATCAGCAATTACATTCTGAATCGTGAAAATTTATATTGCCTGTTCGTCTTGATCGATGTTCGCCATGCTCCTCAGCAAATCGATGTTGAATTTATTACCTGGCTTGGCGAAAATCAGGTTCCATTCGCCATTATTTTCACCAAGGCCGATAAACTGGGTAAAGTATCTCTGGCAAAAAATGTGGGAGCTTATACGCAGGAACTTAAAAAGTTATGGGAAGAATTACCTTCGATATTGGTTAGTTCATCGCTTGATGGAACCGGACGGGATGAGATTATTTCGTTTATCGAAAATGTAAATAAATCCTAA
- a CDS encoding type I phosphomannose isomerase catalytic subunit, with protein MEGLYPLKFTPIYKDKIWGGNKIKTLLNKNFGDLPNCGESWELSGVSGNISVVSNGYLAGNSLEELIEVYMGDLVGDQIFETFGHEFPLLIKFIDANDDLSIQVHPDDEMAAERHNSYGKTEMWYVMQADKGSKLQSGFNQQVDQEKYLEKLEKVELTDILNFEEVTAGDVFFIPAGRVHAIGKGILLAEIQQTSDITYRIYDYDRRDDQGNLRELHTDQALDAIDYTLFPEYKTNYEPIPNESVELASCQYFTTNVLEVTQVVEKDFNKLDSFVIYICLDGELVIETESGSESVQKGETILLPASIENVLLKPVTASAKLLEVYVG; from the coding sequence ATGGAAGGATTATATCCCCTGAAATTTACCCCCATTTATAAAGATAAAATCTGGGGTGGAAATAAGATTAAAACGTTACTGAACAAGAATTTTGGTGATTTGCCTAATTGTGGCGAAAGCTGGGAACTTTCAGGAGTGTCTGGCAATATTTCTGTTGTTTCGAATGGCTATTTGGCCGGAAACAGTTTAGAAGAACTCATTGAAGTTTATATGGGCGATTTGGTTGGTGATCAGATTTTTGAAACTTTTGGCCATGAGTTTCCACTTCTGATTAAATTTATTGATGCTAACGACGATCTATCCATTCAGGTTCATCCTGATGATGAAATGGCGGCGGAGCGACACAATTCATACGGTAAAACCGAGATGTGGTATGTGATGCAGGCCGATAAAGGCTCTAAGCTTCAGTCTGGTTTTAACCAACAGGTTGATCAGGAAAAATACCTTGAAAAATTAGAAAAAGTTGAATTGACTGATATTCTGAATTTCGAGGAAGTTACCGCTGGTGACGTTTTTTTTATACCTGCTGGACGTGTTCATGCCATTGGCAAAGGGATTTTATTGGCTGAAATTCAGCAAACTTCGGATATAACTTACCGCATTTACGATTACGATCGCCGCGATGATCAGGGAAATCTACGTGAGTTGCATACCGATCAGGCGTTGGATGCAATTGATTACACGTTATTTCCTGAATACAAAACCAATTACGAACCGATACCTAACGAGTCGGTAGAATTGGCCAGTTGTCAGTATTTTACAACTAATGTGCTTGAAGTTACCCAGGTTGTAGAGAAAGACTTTAATAAACTCGATTCGTTTGTCATTTATATTTGCCTGGATGGTGAACTGGTCATCGAAACCGAATCGGGTTCCGAATCAGTTCAAAAGGGCGAAACCATTCTTTTGCCTGCGTCTATCGAAAATGTACTTTTGAAACCAGTCACTGCATCAGCAAAATTGCTGGAAGTGTACGTTGGATAA
- a CDS encoding Dabb family protein, with product MINHVVLFKLKKYDSESEKQNVISSIEDALLSLSGKINELKHIEIGVNYELASKSYDICLISHFETVEQLDAYRIHPEHLKVGELIGQHAVERAAVDFEF from the coding sequence ATGATTAATCACGTTGTGTTGTTTAAACTGAAAAAATACGATTCTGAAAGCGAAAAACAGAATGTGATCAGTTCAATTGAAGATGCTTTACTCAGTCTTTCAGGTAAGATTAATGAATTGAAACACATTGAAATTGGCGTTAATTACGAATTGGCATCTAAATCATACGATATTTGCCTGATTTCTCATTTCGAAACAGTTGAGCAACTTGATGCCTATCGCATACATCCTGAACACCTCAAAGTTGGTGAACTAATCGGTCAACATGCTGTTGAAAGAGCTGCAGTTGATTTCGAATTCTAA
- the udk gene encoding uridine kinase codes for MLVIGIAGGTGSGKTTVVKKIIENLPAGEVAVISQDSYYKDNSHLPLEERQKINFDHPASIEFELLVEHIIKLKAGQSVQEPIYSYLSCTRSDETREIQPKSVVIIEGILVLFPAILREQMGIKVFVDCDSDVRLSRVIQRDIIERGRDVQMVLDRYAKTVRPSHIQFIEPTKQFADIIVPEGGNNLVAINILTNYIQQNLK; via the coding sequence ATGTTAGTAATTGGTATTGCCGGTGGAACCGGTTCCGGAAAAACGACAGTTGTAAAAAAAATTATAGAGAATCTGCCCGCTGGCGAAGTTGCTGTTATATCGCAGGATTCGTACTACAAAGACAATAGTCATTTACCACTCGAAGAAAGGCAAAAAATCAATTTCGACCACCCGGCATCCATCGAATTTGAACTTTTAGTTGAACATATTATTAAACTGAAAGCCGGACAGTCGGTTCAGGAACCGATATATTCGTACCTCTCGTGCACCCGATCGGATGAAACCCGTGAAATTCAGCCGAAATCAGTTGTGATTATTGAAGGAATCCTGGTGCTTTTCCCAGCTATTTTGCGCGAACAAATGGGTATCAAGGTGTTTGTCGATTGCGACTCGGACGTTCGATTATCGCGTGTAATTCAGCGCGACATTATTGAACGCGGACGCGACGTGCAAATGGTATTAGACCGATATGCAAAAACGGTACGACCAAGTCATATCCAGTTTATTGAACCCACCAAGCAATTTGCTGACATTATTGTGCCTGAAGGCGGCAATAACCTGGTGGCAATTAATATCTTAACCAATTACATCCAACAAAATCTAAAATAA
- a CDS encoding 3'-5' exonuclease: MLEAISSEDILFIDIETVPQKADFTELPEHFQKLWDKKSVYFRDETQAASDVYERAGIYAEFGRIICISAGVIIQKNGERFYRVKSFHDTDEKKLLLAFNDMLEKFTSNPGKKLCAHNGIEFDYPYIARRTLINGLRLPRILDISGAKPWEIKDRLLDTLQMWKFGDYKNYTSLDLLCAVFDIPTPKDDIDGSQVAQTYYQEGDLDRIIRYCEKDTLALANLILRYKGESIISIDNLLVV; the protein is encoded by the coding sequence ATGCTCGAAGCGATTTCTTCCGAGGATATTCTGTTCATCGACATTGAAACAGTACCGCAAAAAGCTGATTTTACTGAACTTCCTGAGCATTTTCAAAAGCTTTGGGATAAGAAATCTGTCTATTTCAGAGATGAAACTCAGGCTGCGTCTGATGTTTATGAAAGGGCTGGAATTTATGCTGAATTTGGCAGAATTATTTGCATTTCGGCGGGTGTAATTATTCAGAAAAATGGAGAGCGCTTTTATCGGGTGAAGTCGTTTCATGACACTGACGAAAAAAAACTATTGCTGGCGTTTAACGATATGCTCGAGAAATTCACATCAAATCCCGGGAAAAAACTTTGCGCCCACAACGGGATTGAGTTCGACTATCCTTACATTGCCCGCCGGACTTTAATCAACGGACTTCGTCTGCCACGGATTTTAGACATTTCAGGAGCCAAACCCTGGGAAATAAAGGACCGATTGCTGGACACGCTGCAAATGTGGAAATTTGGCGACTATAAAAACTACACTTCTCTTGATTTGCTTTGCGCTGTTTTCGATATTCCGACCCCCAAAGATGATATTGATGGCAGCCAGGTAGCCCAGACATATTATCAGGAAGGTGACCTCGACCGTATTATTCGTTATTGCGAAAAAGACACTCTGGCTTTGGCAAATCTGATACTGAGATATAAAGGAGAATCAATCATATCTATTGATAACCTGCTTGTTGTTTAA
- a CDS encoding tetratricopeptide repeat-containing sensor histidine kinase, whose amino-acid sequence MKKLFLLVVLFLIVNLVVSSQSKVDSLLQLCNKATEKEKTELFLELSFNTRSDSAKSNQYSRMANQLAVQNKQIPEQAKSFNYLGETTYYKRNYAEAITYYQKAIPLYEQIKDSSNIYDCQNSIGLCYHYMFQGEKAIARFITALKYCEKDPERTANLYSNIGMVHSRMNNYKDAIDNYRKSLRINLSIHDTASIAVNYNGLGDTFSWSYMPDSALVNFLKSYYYFKKIKAVDRQAIVVSNLASVYTNYPDSLNKALDYFNQAWDSFQKLGWNHYEADIRQGIASIYNKQGKYKEAIVAYNESLRLTDQFNRGFSLKKVNYEGLAGVYEKMGDYKKAFQNYVLYTQYNDSMVQKEKYEQIISLEKQYETEKKQNEIIRLQSRQELMDVQLQKNKQLKILGFVTASLLLIFVFFVLIRYFDKIKLNQLLEDKNKKIEQSESELRVLNAAKNKFFSIIAHDLKNPFHTVMGYSYLLSKDYERFTEEERRKFASDIHHSTNNIFRLLQNLLEWSRSQTGRLMYNPREIELKRIIDNSVSVLRSLADQKNIVVKFDYDEALNLFADPQMIETVLRNLVNNAIKFTPEDGTIEITAHQIDDHISICVKDSGVGISEEDARNLFQIASTVKRKGTNNEDGSGLGLILCKEFVDKNNGTIWVNSSLGEGSSFFFTVPARMEKSQ is encoded by the coding sequence ATGAAAAAGCTTTTTTTACTCGTCGTTTTATTTTTAATTGTTAATCTGGTTGTTTCATCACAATCAAAAGTTGACAGCTTATTGCAGCTATGTAATAAAGCAACAGAAAAAGAGAAAACAGAATTATTTCTTGAGCTTTCATTCAATACCAGATCCGATTCAGCAAAAAGCAATCAATATAGCCGCATGGCCAATCAACTGGCTGTTCAAAACAAGCAAATTCCGGAACAGGCCAAATCATTCAATTATTTAGGTGAAACTACCTATTACAAAAGGAACTACGCTGAAGCTATTACTTATTATCAAAAGGCAATTCCTTTATATGAACAAATTAAAGACTCATCTAATATTTATGATTGCCAAAACTCGATTGGCTTATGCTACCATTACATGTTTCAAGGCGAAAAAGCAATAGCCCGATTTATAACTGCATTAAAGTATTGCGAAAAAGATCCTGAGCGAACGGCAAATTTATACTCAAACATTGGGATGGTTCACTCAAGAATGAACAACTATAAAGACGCCATTGATAATTACCGAAAGTCATTACGAATAAACTTATCTATCCATGATACAGCAAGCATTGCCGTTAATTACAACGGACTAGGTGATACATTTTCTTGGTCCTACATGCCAGATTCTGCTCTTGTGAACTTCCTCAAATCTTATTACTACTTCAAAAAAATCAAAGCGGTCGACCGTCAGGCAATTGTTGTATCTAATCTAGCTTCTGTTTATACAAATTATCCCGACAGCCTGAATAAAGCTCTCGATTATTTCAATCAAGCCTGGGATAGTTTTCAGAAATTAGGTTGGAATCATTACGAAGCTGACATCAGGCAAGGAATAGCTTCAATTTATAACAAACAGGGAAAATATAAAGAAGCTATTGTTGCATACAATGAAAGTCTGCGATTAACTGACCAATTCAACCGAGGTTTTTCACTAAAGAAAGTAAATTACGAAGGTTTGGCTGGTGTGTATGAAAAAATGGGGGATTATAAAAAGGCGTTTCAAAACTATGTTTTATATACCCAGTACAACGACAGCATGGTTCAGAAGGAAAAATACGAACAGATCATTAGCCTTGAAAAACAGTACGAAACAGAGAAGAAGCAAAATGAAATCATCAGGCTACAATCGAGGCAAGAGCTAATGGATGTGCAACTACAGAAAAACAAGCAATTAAAGATATTAGGATTTGTTACAGCAAGTTTACTGCTCATTTTCGTATTTTTTGTTCTTATCCGATACTTCGACAAAATTAAGCTGAACCAATTGCTTGAAGACAAAAACAAAAAGATCGAACAGAGCGAGAGTGAACTTAGAGTTTTAAATGCGGCGAAGAACAAGTTTTTCTCTATAATAGCCCACGATTTAAAAAATCCATTTCATACGGTAATGGGGTATTCTTACCTTCTTAGCAAAGATTATGAACGGTTTACTGAAGAAGAACGACGAAAATTTGCATCCGATATTCACCATTCGACCAACAACATTTTTAGGTTACTGCAAAACCTGCTCGAATGGTCGAGATCGCAAACCGGAAGATTAATGTATAATCCGCGGGAAATTGAATTAAAACGGATCATTGACAATTCGGTGAGTGTATTGCGTTCGTTGGCTGACCAGAAAAATATAGTTGTTAAATTTGACTACGACGAAGCTCTGAACCTGTTTGCAGACCCGCAGATGATCGAAACGGTATTGAGAAACCTGGTCAACAATGCCATCAAATTTACCCCAGAAGATGGAACGATTGAAATAACTGCCCATCAAATCGATGATCACATCAGCATTTGTGTTAAAGACTCCGGAGTGGGTATTTCTGAAGAAGACGCACGGAATCTGTTCCAGATTGCTTCGACAGTAAAACGCAAAGGAACCAACAACGAAGACGGCTCTGGTCTCGGATTGATCTTGTGTAAAGAATTTGTGGATAAGAACAACGGAACGATTTGGGTAAACAGTTCTCTTGGCGAAGGAAGCTCATTCTTTTTCACTGTTCCGGCCAGGATGGAAAAAAGTCAATAG
- a CDS encoding DJ-1 family glyoxalase III has product MKRKIAVHLADGFEEIEAVSIIDVLRRADLDVLVVSVTGKIEVLGAHQIVVIADTLFEKVNYDKIYMIVLPGGMPGAANLDAHTGLKHQIMNFVAEKKQLAAICAAPLVFGNLGILEGEKAVCYPGFEGYLKDAEVLKIPVVESGNIITGRGPGVAILFALKIVEKTVSAEKAELLARQMLV; this is encoded by the coding sequence ATGAAGAGAAAAATTGCAGTTCATTTGGCTGATGGGTTTGAAGAAATTGAGGCTGTCAGTATTATTGATGTCCTTCGCAGAGCTGACCTAGATGTTCTTGTTGTTTCGGTTACCGGGAAAATCGAAGTGTTGGGGGCTCACCAAATTGTTGTGATAGCCGATACTCTATTTGAAAAAGTGAATTACGACAAAATTTATATGATTGTATTACCCGGAGGAATGCCCGGGGCCGCAAATTTAGATGCTCATACCGGACTAAAGCATCAAATCATGAATTTTGTTGCTGAAAAGAAACAGCTTGCGGCAATTTGTGCTGCTCCTCTTGTTTTTGGGAATTTAGGTATTCTGGAAGGGGAGAAGGCTGTTTGTTATCCTGGATTTGAAGGTTATTTAAAAGATGCTGAAGTGCTTAAAATTCCAGTTGTTGAATCTGGAAACATTATTACCGGAAGAGGACCTGGTGTGGCTATTCTATTTGCCCTGAAAATAGTTGAGAAAACAGTATCGGCAGAAAAAGCAGAATTGCTTGCCAGACAGATGCTTGTTTAG
- a CDS encoding RNA polymerase sigma factor, whose product MTQLQFNTALLGLQDKLLYYALSLTSDQEKAQDLLQETFLKALTYRDKFTQNTNFKAWIYTIMKNTFINNYRRNVKTKNTFDGANNDFHLKFQKDKSYPSPESIYSSKEIIKCINALEDEYKVPFNMFLDGFKYKEIAEDLNLPLGTVKSRIFFTRKKLEKSLKDYAS is encoded by the coding sequence ATGACACAGCTTCAATTTAACACCGCACTTTTAGGATTACAGGACAAGTTGTTGTATTATGCATTGAGTCTGACTTCAGATCAGGAAAAAGCTCAGGATTTGCTTCAGGAAACTTTTCTGAAGGCGCTAACATACAGGGATAAATTTACCCAAAATACAAATTTCAAAGCGTGGATTTACACGATTATGAAAAATACATTCATTAACAACTATCGTCGAAATGTAAAAACAAAAAATACGTTTGATGGTGCAAATAATGATTTTCATTTGAAGTTTCAAAAAGATAAAAGCTATCCATCCCCTGAATCAATTTATAGCTCTAAAGAAATTATCAAATGTATCAATGCATTGGAGGATGAATATAAGGTTCCGTTCAATATGTTTTTAGATGGGTTTAAATACAAGGAAATAGCTGAGGATCTTAATTTGCCTCTAGGTACTGTTAAAAGTCGCATTTTCTTTACCCGGAAAAAATTGGAAAAGTCGTTAAAAGATTACGCTTCTTAA
- a CDS encoding TonB-dependent receptor plug domain-containing protein, with translation MKRTIRSVNRAEMFTFKRWGRKAYSLFSVMKKPVRIGVLLAVYTTVTEPEFTFAQTDSSKVSMEYNLDEVEVSAQRAPVVFSQVARIVSVIGREEIEAAPVQSIQELLEYALSVDVRQRGVHGVQADISVRGGSFDQTLILLNGVNISDPQTGHHALDLPVSLKNIQRIEILEGSAARVFGPNAFSGVINIITNSEGHTNLKADVSVGQHKLADINLSGNLSTGNWNQFIAFNHMSSDGYIDNTDFKTWNAFYQAKLNTKPGTLDFQIGHTDKDFGANSFYTATYPNQFEATKTTFASVKFETGTKIHLIPSVYWRRHQDRFELFRDNPATWYAGHNYHLTDVFGSNLNAWFNSQLGKTAFGAEIRTENVWSNVLGKPLTTPIAVPGESDQFFTKSYSRTTISYFAEHSVYLEDFSISAGAMTNWISDLGFGWNIYPGIDASYSLTNHFKIYGSANSTLRMPTFTDLFYNGPTNIGNPDLKPEKSVTYEGGIKLTSIGFSGHVDVYHRRGKDLIDWVRENEADKWQTKNLTRINSTGFELSGNFFPEKIWKESIFITKLGLNYSYSKLDKGGNNFFSNYVLDNLKHKLDIEINHKIWSKLKGSWRFSYQDRNGIRTQSESYEPFWLVNLRVMWKTPSTEIYAMASNLFDTNYYDLGTVEQPGRWISFGISHQINFK, from the coding sequence ATGAAAAGAACAATCAGATCTGTTAACAGGGCTGAAATGTTCACATTCAAACGTTGGGGACGAAAAGCGTATTCGTTGTTCAGTGTTATGAAAAAGCCAGTCCGCATTGGTGTACTTCTGGCTGTTTATACCACTGTTACAGAACCCGAATTTACCTTTGCCCAAACCGACAGTTCGAAAGTGAGCATGGAGTATAACCTTGACGAAGTTGAGGTTTCTGCCCAAAGAGCACCTGTTGTTTTCTCGCAGGTGGCACGGATTGTATCCGTGATCGGAAGAGAAGAAATTGAGGCGGCTCCCGTCCAAAGTATTCAGGAACTGCTCGAATACGCGCTGAGTGTTGATGTCCGACAGCGCGGTGTTCATGGAGTTCAGGCCGACATTTCGGTCAGAGGAGGTTCGTTCGACCAAACCCTTATCCTTTTAAATGGCGTCAACATTTCAGACCCCCAGACAGGCCATCATGCCCTCGACCTTCCGGTCAGTTTAAAAAACATCCAGCGTATTGAAATTCTTGAAGGCTCGGCAGCCCGTGTTTTTGGCCCCAATGCATTTTCGGGAGTTATTAATATTATTACCAATTCAGAGGGTCACACTAATCTAAAAGCAGATGTATCTGTTGGTCAACACAAACTGGCCGATATTAACCTTTCCGGAAATCTCAGTACCGGCAACTGGAATCAATTTATTGCATTCAACCACATGTCTTCCGACGGGTACATCGACAACACCGATTTTAAAACATGGAATGCCTTTTACCAAGCCAAGCTGAATACCAAACCCGGCACGCTTGATTTTCAAATTGGACACACCGACAAAGACTTTGGGGCAAACAGCTTTTACACTGCAACTTACCCCAATCAGTTTGAAGCGACCAAAACAACTTTTGCTTCGGTAAAATTTGAAACTGGCACGAAAATTCATCTCATTCCGTCAGTTTATTGGCGTCGGCATCAGGATCGGTTTGAGTTGTTCCGGGATAATCCCGCTACCTGGTATGCGGGACACAATTACCACTTGACCGATGTTTTCGGTAGTAATCTAAATGCCTGGTTTAATTCACAATTGGGTAAAACTGCTTTCGGAGCCGAAATCAGGACAGAAAATGTTTGGAGTAATGTTTTGGGTAAGCCATTGACGACTCCAATTGCAGTTCCAGGAGAATCAGATCAGTTTTTTACCAAGTCCTATTCCCGGACAACCATCTCCTATTTTGCCGAACACTCCGTCTATCTCGAAGATTTTTCCATTTCTGCCGGTGCAATGACAAACTGGATTTCGGATCTCGGTTTTGGCTGGAATATTTATCCCGGAATTGATGCTTCCTATTCATTGACCAATCATTTCAAAATATATGGATCGGCCAATTCAACGCTACGGATGCCAACGTTTACCGATTTATTCTACAATGGGCCAACCAACATTGGCAATCCCGATCTTAAACCAGAAAAATCAGTAACCTATGAGGGTGGAATAAAGCTCACTTCTATCGGTTTTTCCGGACATGTTGATGTATATCACAGAAGAGGAAAGGATCTGATTGACTGGGTTCGCGAAAATGAAGCAGACAAGTGGCAAACAAAAAATCTGACCCGGATTAACTCCACCGGATTTGAACTTAGTGGAAATTTCTTTCCTGAAAAAATCTGGAAGGAAAGTATTTTCATTACCAAATTAGGACTTAATTATTCGTACAGCAAATTAGATAAAGGAGGAAACAACTTTTTCTCAAACTATGTGCTCGATAACCTGAAACATAAACTTGATATTGAGATCAATCACAAAATCTGGAGCAAATTAAAAGGTTCATGGCGTTTCAGTTATCAGGATCGAAATGGCATACGAACCCAGTCCGAGTCCTACGAACCATTCTGGTTGGTCAACCTGCGTGTCATGTGGAAAACTCCATCCACCGAAATATATGCAATGGCATCGAATCTTTTCGACACCAATTATTACGATTTAGGAACTGTTGAGCAACCGGGACGATGGATTAGTTTCGGCATCAGCCATCAAATCAACTTTAAATAA